The following coding sequences lie in one Crassostrea angulata isolate pt1a10 chromosome 10, ASM2561291v2, whole genome shotgun sequence genomic window:
- the LOC128168261 gene encoding guanine nucleotide exchange factor C9orf72-like: MSASKNIKKIIRNMSAGVIQIGSQEKEEPVHSFSGEITPLSPSSKFTESSIDIPGQNLIKYMMLSHWDNILGPRVVHVWNMGTDSLDSGFLSRISSQSLSGEICREVTSFIDHKMYEIPDADVFVTAFIFTAMGISGPCVHTLSIVIQKSDMTFFLNIQQLFLKCFERIIRKFKVNLDQVSLDSTFESTYKDFDDCCHPCIENIGYLKKSVFPQKIVLSSTYLCPAHHLDRDFLSCCISSHLSTFGRSLVIGDKVDTVNMMLKTLSLFNSPKERYCSRLVQQNEPSQYHHDMWLQGQVQTSDHLDLPVPEILYSGYPTTMIDLSQKMVRESPPYSEHVTHAQDQWYNELVGLQYGMVEPCIPQGELFSQHEKLDTLVSGLLDELDKLPSDCGVREAYIQQFNRSIQYKALCIIKYVEGETNSGTIPFRGEYKKLQKDVCILSEGDFRIYLSAAEKLKPGLIGFLYSKYSREHSNSGLSTSKPYVR, translated from the exons aTGTCAGCTTCCAAGAATATTAAGAAGATCATTCGGAACATGAGTGCTGGTGTGATCCAGATTGGGAGTCAGGAAAAAGAGGAGCCAGTTCATTCTTTCTCAGGGGAAATAACTCCTCTGAGTCCTTCATCCAAATTCACAGAATCAAGCATTGACATTCCAGGACAAAACTTGATCAAATACATGATGCTGTCTCACTGGGATAACATTCTTGGACCACGAGTGGTGCATGTCTGGAATATGGGAACCGATTCTTTGGATTCCGGTTTCTTGTCACGCATCAGTAGTCAGAGTTTGAGCGGGGAGATCTGCCGTGAAGTGACCAGTTTCATAGACCACAAGATGTATGAAATCCCAGATGCTGATGTTTTTGTGACTGCATTTATCTTTACAGCCATGGGTATCAGTGGCCCTTGTGTTCACACACTGTCTATAGTGATACAAAAATCAGATATgacattctttttaaatatacagcaGCTGTTTCTGAAGTGTTTTGAAAGAATAATTCGGAAGTTCAAAGTTAATCTTGATcag GTTTCACTTGACTCAACATTTGAAAGTACTTACAAGGATTTTGATGATTGTTGTCATCCTTGCATTGAAAACATTGGATACCTGAAAAAGTCTGTCTTTCCACAGAAAATTGTG CTGTCTTCTACATACCTGTGTCCAGCTCATCATCTAGACCGAGACTTTCTGAGTTGCTGTATTAGCTCACATCTATCAACATTTGGTAGGAGCTTGGTCATTGGGGACAAAGTAGATACTGTTAACATG ATGTTAAAAACTTTAAGTTTGTTTAATTCACCTAAGGAAAGATACTGTTCCAgacttgttcaacagaatgaacCTAGCCAATACCACCATGATATGTGGCTCCAGGGCCAAGTCCAG ACATCTGACCATTTGGATCTGCCTGTTCCTGAAATCCTATACAGTGGCTACCCCACTACAATGATAGACCTGTCTCAGAAAATGGTTCGGGAATCCCCCCCATACAGCGAACATGTGACCCATGCCCAGGACCAGTGGTACAATGAGCTGGTAGGACTACAGTATGGCATGGTGGAGCCCTGCATTCCCCAAGG agAATTATTCTCTCAACATGAAAAATTAGACACCCTAGTCTCTGGATTACTTGATGAA CTTGACAAGCTGCCGTCAGATTGTGGTGTACGAGAGGCTTACATACAGCAGTTTAACCGAAGCATACAATATAAGGCCCTGTGTATCATCAAATATGTAGAAGGCGAAAC AAATTCAGGAACCATTCCATTTAGAGGGGAATATAAGAAACTCCAAAAGGATGTATGCATTCTTTCTGAAGGCGACTTCAGGATTTATTTGTCTGCGGCAGAGAAACTAAAGCCAGGATTGATTGGATTTTTATACTCAAAATATTCTCGAGAACATTCAAATTCTGGCTTGTCCACTAGTAAACCTTATGTACGATAA
- the LOC128166674 gene encoding deoxyhypusine hydroxylase-like, with product MTTITDSTSVQAVGNILTDKSQPLKDRFRALFTLRNLGGEKAIDYISQCFDDTSALLKHELAYCLGQMQDKYALDTLSRVLADCSQEPMVRHEAGEALGAIGAQESVNILKEYLNDPVIEVAETCQLALQRLNWLKSQEEENDLLPNPYKSVDPAPSTSKMDVEDLEKILLDDTLPLFQRYRAMFSLRNLGTTEAVKALAKGLKCSSALFRHEIAYVLGQIQSDACVDELKCNLQDKEENPMVRHECAEALGSIATPECTRILENYLKDEERVVKESCIVALDISEYENSAQFQYADGLAKTNNVAS from the exons ATGACCACAATAACTGACAGTACATCAGTTCAAGCAGTTGGTAACATTTTGACAGACAAATCACAGCCTCTAAAGGACAGATTTCGAGCTTTATTCACTTTACGTAACTTGGGAGGCGAGAAAGCCATTGACTATATTTCCCAATGTTTTGATGATACATCTGCGCTATTGAAACATGAACTGGCATATTGCCTTGGTCAAATGCAGGATAAATATGCCCTGGATACGTTGTCTCGTGTTTTAGCGGATTGTTCCCAAGAACCCATGGTTCGTCATGAAGCAG GTGAAGCTTTGGGGGCCATTGGAGCACAGGAGTCAGTCAATATCCTTAAGGAATATCTGAATGATCCTGTTATAGAG GTAGCTGAAACCTGCCAACTAGCTCTCCAGAGATTGAACTGGTTAAAAAGCCAAGAGGAGGAGAATGACTTGCTACCTAACCCCTACAAATCTGTGGACCCTGCCCCCTCAACTAGTAAAATGGATGTGGAAGATCTGGAGAAAATCTTACTGGATGACACACTGCCTCTCTTCCAGAGGTACAGAGCCATGTTTTCACTGAGAAATCTAGGCACAACAGAAGCTGTAAAAGCACTGGCAAAAG GTCTGAAGTGTTCCAGTGCTCTGTTCCGCCATGAGATTGCCTATGTTCTTGGTCAGATTCAGAGTGATGCCTGTGTGGATGAACTCAAGTGTAACCTCCAGGATAAGGAGGAAAACCCCATGGTGAGGCATGAATGTGCTGAGGCTCTAGGCTCCATCGCTACCCCAGAATGCACCAGGATTCTGGAGAACTATTTGAAGGATGAGGAGAGAGTGGTCAAAGAAAGCTGCATTGTGGCACTGGATATAAGTGAATATGAAAACAGTGCTCAGTTTCAGTACGCTGATGGTCTGGCAAAGACGAACAATGTAGCAAGTTAA